A genomic window from Mesoaciditoga lauensis cd-1655R = DSM 25116 includes:
- a CDS encoding VTT domain-containing protein translates to MNLIMGFLHLLNAFTVQIIQTGGYFGIFFAMALESLMVPIPSEVILPFGGYLASSGSLSVFGVVLAGTIGGTVGSLGLYYLATFLGNAFVKKWGKYIFVSEEHIKITSEWFRKYGNFAIFTTRVLPIVRGIISIPAGIARMNVLAFTVYTFLGTFVWSLILTYFGFQLGLSNMSTHLIWIVTIVIAGLAIAIYFLSHVARKHSEFFGVLINVSLWLVLIFFISYSLYESYAPIKTSDLNYLNVVKIQKEMSENDFSFYVVGDTFQNPESLRKIPAFQDSAKKSFIVSLGNMVYSGDKAKYRILLHEIKKVKVPFVAIPGPLDLSDQGYQNYYNIFGDYDYAFDIKGVRFIMLNDANGRISSEQFNWLTNELSEIPSSSTVIVTLSVPPSWVNSNDTLDEKTSNKLRNILNSHPTLLFSMGKNATILSTPIKSAITDENDYLRVQINGKGPSIKIEKVRMKKGDTLMEEISVYLYSVWVLEWPVLGIIGMAILITWFFFKHYKVFVKIEKRK, encoded by the coding sequence ATGAATTTGATAATGGGCTTTCTTCATCTTTTGAATGCCTTTACAGTTCAGATAATTCAAACAGGAGGATATTTCGGGATCTTCTTTGCAATGGCTCTTGAAAGTCTCATGGTGCCGATCCCAAGTGAAGTTATTTTGCCTTTCGGAGGTTACCTTGCCTCTTCAGGTAGTCTTAGCGTTTTTGGAGTTGTACTTGCCGGTACGATAGGCGGAACAGTGGGCTCATTAGGGCTTTATTACCTCGCTACTTTTTTGGGAAATGCTTTTGTCAAAAAATGGGGAAAGTACATATTCGTTTCTGAAGAACATATTAAAATAACGAGTGAATGGTTTAGAAAGTACGGTAATTTCGCCATTTTTACCACAAGAGTGTTACCCATAGTAAGGGGTATTATTTCCATACCGGCCGGAATAGCAAGAATGAACGTTTTGGCATTTACAGTTTACACTTTTTTGGGTACTTTTGTTTGGTCTTTGATATTGACTTATTTTGGATTTCAGCTTGGATTGTCAAATATGAGCACACATTTAATATGGATTGTGACGATCGTTATTGCGGGTTTAGCTATCGCCATCTACTTCCTTTCACATGTTGCAAGAAAACATTCCGAATTTTTCGGTGTCTTAATAAACGTATCTTTGTGGCTTGTATTGATTTTTTTCATATCTTATTCTCTCTACGAATCTTATGCCCCCATTAAAACATCCGACTTGAACTACCTAAATGTGGTAAAAATACAGAAAGAAATGAGTGAAAATGATTTTTCATTTTACGTTGTCGGAGACACTTTTCAAAATCCTGAATCGCTGAGAAAAATTCCAGCCTTTCAAGATTCAGCAAAAAAATCTTTTATCGTGAGTTTGGGAAATATGGTTTATTCTGGAGATAAAGCTAAGTACAGAATACTTCTTCATGAGATAAAGAAAGTCAAAGTTCCTTTTGTGGCAATTCCGGGGCCTTTGGATTTGAGCGATCAGGGATACCAAAACTATTACAACATATTTGGGGATTACGATTACGCTTTTGATATCAAAGGCGTACGGTTTATAATGCTCAACGATGCGAACGGAAGGATTTCTTCCGAACAGTTCAATTGGCTGACAAATGAACTGTCCGAAATTCCCAGTTCTTCAACGGTAATTGTGACGTTGAGTGTGCCACCATCATGGGTTAATTCCAATGACACCCTTGATGAAAAGACATCCAACAAACTTAGGAACATCTTGAATTCTCATCCAACACTGCTTTTTTCAATGGGAAAAAACGCAACCATTTTATCCACTCCCATCAAAAGTGCAATCACAGATGAAAATGATTATCTTCGCGTTCAAATAAACGGCAAGGGACCAAGCATAAAAATTGAAAAAGTCAGAATGAAAAAAGGTGACACTCTCATGGAAGAAATTTCAGTGTACTTGTATTCCGTTTGGGTTTTAGAATGGCCGGTGTTAGGTATAATAGGTATGGCCATACTTATAACATGGTTTTTCTTCAAGCATTACAAAGTGTTTGTCAAAATTGAAAAGAGAAAATGA
- a CDS encoding MFS transporter → MTKNAFWKVSLPFVMVNAIVWGVGSISLPLLAKTNSRAGLVFAMINLGIAIGAPIWGILSRKMKISTLVFLSVTISTSIWIVLTLLNGDLLVLMSLIFGFFTAGVFALATVRVTELYPKKEWDKYIARMQSYMTAGQVAGALSTSLYAGVAIGIPFLIVGIIASFPLRLVTNLSIMRNIHLPSVAPKSRFFDIMTGHYHTHFKLAHLVHFKNKVLLLFYIRWALILLAPGPVYAMYPLLMKGSFGVSHASSSIIYSVATALGVILFIMVGKLSEKRGPFKVFNMGTIISIVSFAMMISVQFGFSGVLGIIGVVLMILSWPFVSVGMNVGTVELVEEQKEGEALGVANALMSLDNVAGGIFGGILASISGYSILFWIGLILSLGAFFLEFFHVHLRKAVTKPVS, encoded by the coding sequence ATGACAAAGAACGCATTCTGGAAAGTATCTTTACCATTTGTAATGGTCAATGCCATCGTTTGGGGTGTTGGGAGCATATCCCTTCCACTTCTCGCCAAAACCAACTCTCGGGCGGGCCTTGTCTTCGCCATGATAAATCTCGGAATAGCGATAGGTGCACCGATTTGGGGAATTCTTTCGAGAAAAATGAAAATTTCCACTCTTGTGTTTTTGAGTGTGACAATTTCAACATCAATATGGATCGTGCTCACTCTTTTGAACGGAGATTTACTCGTACTGATGTCTCTGATATTTGGCTTCTTCACGGCAGGTGTATTCGCGCTTGCAACGGTGAGAGTTACCGAACTTTATCCTAAGAAAGAATGGGACAAATATATCGCACGGATGCAATCGTACATGACGGCTGGTCAAGTTGCTGGTGCGCTTTCCACATCTTTGTATGCAGGTGTCGCGATTGGGATTCCATTTCTCATTGTTGGTATCATCGCTTCATTTCCACTTCGATTAGTGACAAATCTCTCGATAATGCGTAATATTCATTTGCCAAGTGTCGCTCCAAAATCACGTTTTTTCGATATCATGACAGGTCATTATCACACACACTTCAAGCTTGCCCACTTGGTTCATTTTAAAAATAAAGTGCTGCTTTTGTTCTACATCAGATGGGCACTTATTTTGTTGGCACCTGGGCCGGTTTACGCCATGTATCCGCTTTTAATGAAAGGCTCTTTTGGCGTAAGTCACGCGAGCTCGTCAATAATTTACTCAGTGGCAACAGCTCTTGGTGTGATACTGTTCATAATGGTTGGAAAGCTCTCCGAGAAACGGGGACCATTTAAAGTTTTTAACATGGGGACTATTATCAGTATTGTCTCTTTCGCGATGATGATCTCTGTACAATTCGGTTTTAGTGGTGTATTAGGTATCATAGGAGTTGTTTTGATGATTCTGTCATGGCCGTTTGTATCTGTCGGAATGAACGTGGGAACAGTTGAACTTGTGGAAGAACAAAAAGAAGGGGAAGCTCTTGGCGTTGCCAACGCGCTTATGAGTCTTGACAACGTCGCAGGAGGGATATTTGGCGGGATCCTGGCATCAATATCTGGATATAGCATCTTATTTTGGATAGGTCTTATTCTTTCTCTTGGAGCTTTCTTTCTCGAATTCTTTCATGTTCATTTGAGGAAAGCAGTGACAAAACCTGTTTCTTGA
- the hpf gene encoding ribosome hibernation-promoting factor, HPF/YfiA family encodes MKIQYKSRNLEISDAMKEYFSKKMAKLERLVNDEDGEVEVRFSKLRQLYTVEVTLKMRSIIVRAEEKTKDFYASVDSAINNLERRLKRFKDRFRTLKREKAGEEATISAEAEGSEKEKIVKVKKFELRPMSVEEAMMQLDLLDHEFFMFRNVEDDQVNVLYRRKDGNYGLIVPR; translated from the coding sequence TTGAAAATACAGTACAAATCCAGAAACTTGGAAATCAGCGATGCGATGAAGGAATATTTTTCAAAAAAGATGGCCAAACTGGAAAGATTGGTTAATGATGAAGACGGCGAAGTAGAGGTTCGTTTCTCAAAATTAAGGCAGCTTTACACTGTTGAAGTAACTTTAAAGATGAGATCCATAATCGTTAGAGCAGAAGAAAAAACCAAAGACTTTTATGCTTCTGTAGACAGCGCAATTAACAATCTTGAAAGAAGGCTGAAAAGGTTTAAAGACCGCTTTAGAACACTTAAACGCGAAAAAGCTGGTGAAGAAGCCACAATTTCTGCTGAAGCGGAAGGTTCCGAAAAGGAAAAAATCGTCAAGGTTAAAAAGTTTGAACTCAGGCCGATGAGCGTTGAAGAAGCTATGATGCAACTCGATCTGTTAGATCATGAGTTCTTCATGTTTAGAAACGTCGAGGATGATCAAGTAAACGTGCTCTACAGAAGAAAAGATGGCAATTACGGCCTGATAGTTCCACGTTAA
- a CDS encoding MFS transporter, giving the protein MEEHQKAHARKISIIEGALATVWGQFTGAFGGNSYLAGFFLWLGASPFAMSIYNSVFALANVLQPFFLIFTKRLKSKKKLVWIFTWISRPSFLFFVFIPFLATGIRVWIAIVILFMIELMVFAVGAVWRSWMSEVVDFKKMGKYFGIRNLVGGAVAIPSLLIAGYLLDALGRGYVAFSILFSIGVAFGILESYMFKFQDEDETKREPVFNLHAMFEVLKIPGNYRKYLVGFTIWNFSAALIGPYPVVMLISEFKYDYATLSILSVILTAFSTLFQPIWGKLGDKYGNFKMLKMALFLQTSLAFLWFSAIPSLCYISILYALIGIFVTSGVFLSSFNALMEFAPSFGKTEAFSLFMSVTSGAAFIGNISSGILALIFLHFHFTFWIWNMDMYRIIFLFSFIARLFASLYFSRLKVGRSG; this is encoded by the coding sequence ATGGAAGAGCATCAAAAAGCACACGCCAGGAAGATTTCAATCATTGAGGGAGCTCTGGCCACGGTTTGGGGACAATTCACAGGGGCATTTGGAGGGAATTCTTACCTTGCTGGTTTTTTCTTATGGTTAGGCGCTTCTCCTTTTGCCATGTCGATATACAACTCCGTTTTTGCTCTGGCAAACGTCCTCCAACCCTTTTTTCTCATCTTTACCAAACGATTAAAAAGTAAGAAAAAGCTCGTCTGGATTTTCACATGGATTTCCAGACCTTCTTTTCTCTTTTTCGTGTTTATTCCATTTCTCGCGACAGGTATAAGGGTATGGATCGCAATCGTTATTCTTTTCATGATTGAACTCATGGTGTTTGCAGTTGGTGCCGTATGGAGAAGCTGGATGAGCGAAGTCGTGGACTTCAAAAAGATGGGAAAGTACTTTGGAATAAGAAATCTCGTTGGTGGTGCCGTCGCTATACCTTCCTTGCTTATTGCCGGTTATTTGCTTGACGCTCTGGGAAGAGGATATGTGGCATTCAGCATACTTTTTTCCATAGGCGTGGCGTTTGGAATATTGGAATCTTACATGTTCAAATTTCAGGATGAAGATGAAACGAAAAGAGAACCGGTTTTCAACCTTCATGCGATGTTTGAAGTGCTCAAAATACCCGGAAATTACAGAAAGTATCTTGTCGGATTCACAATCTGGAATTTTTCCGCCGCTCTCATTGGACCTTATCCAGTTGTCATGCTTATCAGCGAATTCAAATACGATTACGCTACATTGAGTATATTAAGCGTCATATTGACGGCGTTTTCCACACTTTTTCAACCTATTTGGGGAAAGCTTGGGGACAAGTACGGAAATTTCAAAATGCTAAAAATGGCACTTTTTCTTCAAACCTCGTTAGCATTTTTATGGTTTAGTGCCATTCCGTCTTTGTGCTACATAAGTATACTTTACGCTTTGATAGGAATATTTGTCACAAGTGGCGTTTTTCTTAGCTCTTTTAACGCTTTAATGGAATTTGCTCCATCATTTGGAAAAACAGAGGCTTTTTCACTTTTCATGAGCGTAACAAGTGGGGCAGCTTTCATTGGCAACATATCTTCTGGGATACTCGCATTGATTTTCTTGCATTTTCATTTTACCTTTTGGATATGGAACATGGACATGTATAGAATAATATTTTTATTTTCCTTCATCGCAAGGCTTTTTGCCTCTTTATATTTTTCAAGGTTGAAAGTCGGTAGGAGCGGCTGA
- a CDS encoding S8 family serine peptidase, translated as MKKRKILLVLFISITVALALSGCFLFKPEAPQLEISSISDHAITLTWTESSSVDGFKLYRAQNGGSFQEIASLDSSARSYTDNHLDSNTPYSYKMVAYRMGVNSDWSNVVNAQTSYTVSGYIFDPSNHPLQNVSILLNGQSKAQTDSAGFWKVSGLLGQNVIEPQKSGWVFTPPNKTVNGPASQLNFVGIQKPGIPFNPLPQDDAVNVSKDVTLQWNCTGSELKYDVRIGTTQNPPLVASNIGVNSYKPKNLKYYTKYYWKITARNAAGTSEGPLWSFTTQATPLSVSGYVKDQSGNPISDVEIKFSGGYQSVFTDQSGYWHEENMVAPVTITPYKANFSFTPSSTTVIRSRNDINFTGTYIDNPPYQPYNPTPSNGAINVATNTSLSWNDSDPDGDTLTYSVYFGTNSNPSLVANGISAKTFSPGPLSPSTTYYWKIKASDGVKSTEGPVWHFKTVENTPSGTGTVEGKVDVYTGKSAFISSVSKTSEPFVSVSTVSQAGKNYVKGEVIVSFKSGNIRTLATNYKIPFSYKVKSEFVTPNKEINTALLEVNTDVFKAIDFFEKLPNVKYAEPNYIVHVLSTPNDEYYSYQWNIPDIKIPQTWQITKGANTVIVAVIDTGVSSTHPDLQSILVPGYNFVSDNTNTNDDYGHGTHVAGIIDADTNNNIGVAGVDWGEANSVKIMPIKVLDSSGSGSTMWIAKGIVYAVEHGAKVINMSLGGDYSQTEEEACQYAYDNGVTIVAAAGNENKSYLDYPAAFSTVIPVSAVGPQNTRAYYSNYANDVIWAPGGDMSSDYNNGILSTYYSTSTHKDEYAYMQGTSMAAPHVAAVAALMISQGITGPANIWNILKDTADPISASTNYGGYGLINAYDAVTYNGGWEPMMIWAEDSYGSIVASTYMNEDGTFSFNLPAGTYKIYAWQDFNGDNVIDAGDFYGYFGYNGSTNDPAQSVTVSNGSTSYAHIYVSTKIDNSENPFSSSIPKKILEYKREVINKHYESLISSR; from the coding sequence ATGAAAAAGAGAAAAATTCTTTTGGTGCTTTTCATTTCAATAACGGTGGCCTTAGCGCTATCTGGTTGTTTTTTATTTAAACCTGAGGCACCACAGCTGGAAATATCGTCCATTTCTGATCACGCGATAACTCTAACATGGACAGAATCCTCCAGCGTGGATGGGTTCAAACTGTATCGTGCCCAAAACGGGGGCTCTTTCCAAGAAATAGCCTCATTAGATTCTTCCGCAAGAAGCTACACGGATAATCATTTGGATTCGAATACACCTTACTCTTACAAAATGGTAGCTTACAGAATGGGAGTTAACTCCGATTGGTCAAATGTTGTAAATGCTCAAACGTCTTATACGGTTAGTGGATATATTTTTGATCCATCCAATCATCCACTTCAAAACGTTTCTATTCTTCTTAATGGTCAAAGCAAGGCACAGACGGATTCTGCCGGCTTTTGGAAAGTGAGCGGCCTTTTGGGTCAAAATGTGATAGAACCCCAGAAAAGTGGATGGGTCTTCACCCCACCAAATAAAACTGTAAACGGTCCGGCCAGTCAATTGAATTTTGTCGGAATTCAAAAGCCTGGCATTCCATTTAATCCCCTTCCTCAAGATGATGCCGTTAACGTGAGCAAAGATGTAACTTTGCAATGGAATTGCACTGGCAGTGAATTGAAATACGATGTTAGAATTGGTACCACTCAGAATCCTCCTCTTGTGGCTTCCAACATAGGTGTTAACTCCTACAAACCGAAAAATTTGAAATATTACACCAAGTATTATTGGAAAATCACAGCCCGAAACGCCGCCGGGACTTCCGAAGGACCTCTCTGGTCTTTTACAACCCAGGCAACCCCACTAAGTGTTTCTGGATACGTGAAGGATCAGAGTGGGAACCCGATAAGTGATGTGGAAATAAAATTCAGTGGAGGGTATCAATCCGTTTTTACCGATCAAAGCGGTTATTGGCATGAGGAAAATATGGTGGCCCCTGTAACCATAACACCTTACAAAGCCAATTTTTCGTTTACTCCATCCAGTACGACAGTCATCAGATCCAGAAATGACATCAATTTTACAGGAACGTATATAGATAATCCGCCTTATCAGCCGTATAACCCAACTCCTTCAAATGGTGCCATTAACGTGGCCACTAACACGTCGTTGAGTTGGAACGATTCGGATCCAGATGGGGATACACTTACCTACAGCGTTTACTTTGGAACTAATTCCAATCCATCGCTTGTGGCAAATGGAATATCCGCAAAAACCTTTTCTCCCGGCCCGCTTTCGCCTTCTACGACGTATTACTGGAAGATAAAAGCGAGCGATGGCGTTAAAAGCACAGAAGGACCCGTATGGCATTTTAAAACCGTTGAAAACACTCCTTCCGGAACCGGTACGGTAGAAGGGAAAGTGGATGTTTACACGGGTAAGAGTGCCTTTATTTCTTCTGTGTCTAAAACTTCAGAGCCGTTTGTGTCAGTTTCAACCGTTTCTCAAGCCGGCAAGAATTACGTGAAAGGCGAAGTCATAGTTTCTTTCAAAAGTGGAAACATTCGCACTCTTGCCACAAACTACAAAATTCCATTTTCTTACAAGGTAAAAAGCGAGTTTGTAACACCAAATAAAGAGATAAACACTGCACTTTTAGAAGTGAATACAGATGTCTTTAAAGCGATAGATTTTTTTGAAAAGCTTCCAAATGTCAAATACGCTGAACCAAACTACATAGTTCATGTACTTAGCACTCCTAACGACGAATATTACTCTTATCAGTGGAACATCCCGGATATAAAAATTCCACAAACATGGCAGATAACCAAGGGGGCTAACACAGTCATAGTCGCGGTAATAGACACGGGAGTATCTTCTACACATCCAGATCTTCAAAGCATACTTGTTCCCGGATACAATTTCGTTTCTGACAACACGAACACAAACGACGATTACGGGCACGGTACCCACGTTGCGGGCATAATAGATGCTGATACGAACAACAACATAGGAGTTGCAGGCGTGGATTGGGGAGAGGCAAATTCTGTGAAGATCATGCCAATCAAAGTGCTTGACTCCTCAGGTAGTGGCAGTACTATGTGGATTGCTAAGGGTATAGTTTACGCCGTTGAACATGGTGCAAAGGTTATAAACATGAGCCTTGGAGGGGACTATTCCCAAACGGAAGAAGAAGCTTGCCAATATGCCTATGATAACGGTGTAACTATAGTGGCTGCTGCTGGAAACGAAAACAAGAGCTATTTGGATTATCCTGCGGCTTTTTCGACGGTTATTCCTGTTTCCGCTGTGGGACCCCAAAACACGCGTGCATACTATTCGAATTATGCCAATGATGTTATATGGGCTCCGGGTGGAGATATGAGTAGTGACTACAACAACGGAATATTGAGTACATACTATTCCACTTCGACTCATAAAGATGAGTACGCTTACATGCAAGGAACTTCTATGGCAGCTCCTCATGTGGCCGCTGTTGCGGCTTTGATGATTTCACAAGGCATAACCGGCCCTGCGAATATTTGGAACATATTGAAAGACACAGCCGATCCCATTTCGGCTTCCACAAATTATGGAGGATATGGTTTGATAAATGCATACGATGCCGTCACATACAACGGTGGGTGGGAACCCATGATGATCTGGGCAGAAGATTCGTATGGTTCAATTGTAGCTTCAACTTACATGAATGAAGATGGCACCTTTTCGTTCAACCTTCCCGCCGGCACATACAAAATCTACGCATGGCAGGATTTCAACGGTGATAATGTGATAGATGCTGGGGATTTTTACGGTTATTTTGGATATAACGGCAGCACTAATGATCCAGCTCAAAGTGTAACCGTTTCAAATGGAAGCACATCTTACGCACACATATACGTGAGCACAAAAATAGACAATTCCGAAAATCCGTTCTCTTCATCGATTCCAAAGAAGATATTGGAGTACAAGCGAGAAGTTATAAATAAACACTATGAATCCTTAATTTCCAGCCGATAA
- the fusA gene encoding elongation factor G, with translation MRVADIRKKRVVAFIGHNGSGKTTLSESILFLNKAIDRMGSVEQGNTTMDFDPVEIEKKSSVNASVFTFKRGDYSFTLVDTPGFSDFIGEVISTTLVSENVCSVLDAASGVEVQTEKTWRIAQEYKRPMLAFVNGMDKDHADFPKVLEQLKNLSGKSVIPLTVPVGSGASFKGVVNVIKQKAYIYENGKAVEQDIPQEMKEEVENYRTSLVESVVEMDDELMEKYFADEPVSVEELEGALTKGYAKGEIVPVFAGSATLGIGVNEFLDALQEFGASPLDVTNVIGGNEIKPDPEEPFLALVFKVVVDPFIGKVTYAKVLRGKLSAGDTIHNAASDATERVNHLYLPNAKNQQEVKEISVGDIASIPKLKESKIGGFLSDPSNVFKVEEKVFDFPEPMISKSVKAKNKGEIDKVTSGLARLTESDPTFHMDFNPETGEIVVSGIGTMHIDVIIEKLKKNFNVEVELGKPKIAYRETITKKSQAEYKHKKQSGGHGQYGHVKIYLEPLPRGKGFEFEDKIFGGAIPKNYIPSVEKGLHEAMKSGVLAGYPVDDIKVILYDGSYHEVDSSDIAFQIAAIQAFKLGMQAGNPTLLEPVMSVEIYVPDDNTGDVMGDLNSRRGRIQGMEPQGNGYQLIKAEVPLAEMLEFSSQLNSITSGKGYFTMKFSHYDEVPRNLQEKIIQERKAELEEENNK, from the coding sequence ATGAGAGTGGCCGATATAAGAAAGAAACGTGTCGTAGCATTCATAGGTCACAATGGAAGCGGAAAAACGACACTATCTGAATCCATTCTGTTCTTAAACAAAGCCATAGACAGGATGGGAAGCGTGGAACAAGGAAATACTACAATGGACTTCGACCCTGTTGAAATTGAAAAGAAGTCCAGCGTGAATGCCTCAGTGTTCACGTTCAAAAGGGGAGATTATTCATTTACGTTGGTGGATACCCCCGGATTTTCCGATTTCATCGGAGAGGTCATTTCAACAACACTTGTTTCGGAAAACGTGTGTTCCGTTCTTGACGCTGCAAGTGGCGTTGAGGTACAGACTGAAAAAACATGGAGAATCGCTCAGGAATACAAACGCCCAATGTTGGCATTTGTAAACGGCATGGACAAAGATCATGCGGATTTTCCAAAGGTCCTTGAGCAACTCAAAAACCTTTCAGGGAAATCGGTAATTCCCTTAACCGTACCTGTTGGAAGCGGAGCTTCGTTTAAAGGTGTGGTAAATGTAATAAAGCAGAAAGCTTATATATATGAGAATGGAAAAGCTGTGGAGCAGGATATTCCACAAGAGATGAAAGAAGAAGTTGAAAATTACAGAACGTCTCTTGTCGAATCGGTCGTCGAAATGGACGACGAACTGATGGAAAAATACTTTGCGGACGAACCCGTAAGCGTTGAAGAGCTTGAAGGCGCCTTGACAAAGGGATATGCAAAAGGCGAAATAGTTCCTGTTTTCGCTGGATCTGCCACTTTGGGAATAGGCGTGAATGAGTTCCTGGACGCTTTACAAGAATTTGGTGCTTCTCCATTGGACGTTACCAACGTAATTGGTGGAAATGAGATAAAACCAGATCCGGAAGAGCCTTTCCTGGCCCTCGTTTTCAAAGTTGTGGTCGATCCGTTCATAGGAAAGGTTACGTACGCTAAAGTTTTGAGGGGGAAATTGTCAGCCGGCGACACGATCCATAACGCTGCTTCAGACGCAACGGAAAGGGTTAACCACCTTTATTTGCCGAATGCCAAAAATCAGCAAGAAGTTAAAGAGATAAGCGTTGGTGATATCGCCTCAATACCAAAACTCAAAGAAAGTAAGATAGGCGGATTTCTTTCCGATCCATCCAACGTTTTCAAAGTGGAAGAAAAAGTTTTCGATTTTCCAGAACCCATGATTTCGAAATCCGTAAAAGCTAAAAACAAGGGAGAAATAGACAAAGTAACCAGCGGACTTGCAAGATTGACCGAATCCGATCCAACTTTCCACATGGATTTCAATCCAGAAACTGGAGAAATAGTCGTTTCCGGTATTGGGACCATGCATATTGACGTAATCATAGAAAAATTGAAGAAAAACTTCAACGTGGAAGTTGAACTTGGAAAACCCAAAATAGCTTACAGAGAGACCATCACAAAGAAATCGCAAGCTGAATACAAGCACAAGAAACAAAGTGGTGGTCATGGTCAATACGGCCATGTAAAGATCTATTTAGAGCCTCTACCCAGAGGAAAAGGCTTTGAATTTGAAGATAAGATATTTGGAGGGGCTATACCCAAGAACTACATCCCATCCGTTGAAAAAGGTCTTCACGAAGCGATGAAAAGTGGAGTTTTAGCCGGTTATCCTGTTGATGACATAAAAGTCATTCTTTACGATGGTTCATATCACGAAGTTGACTCGTCAGATATCGCTTTCCAGATCGCGGCCATCCAGGCATTCAAGCTTGGAATGCAAGCTGGAAATCCCACCCTGCTCGAACCTGTAATGAGCGTGGAAATTTATGTGCCAGACGACAATACCGGTGATGTGATGGGAGATTTGAACTCAAGACGTGGCAGGATTCAAGGCATGGAACCACAAGGAAACGGCTATCAACTCATAAAGGCAGAGGTACCGTTGGCGGAAATGCTTGAATTCTCCTCTCAACTCAATTCCATAACAAGTGGTAAGGGTTACTTCACCATGAAGTTCTCTCACTACGATGAAGTGCCAAGGAATTTGCAAGAAAAGATAATTCAAGAAAGGAAAGCGGAATTGGAGGAAGAAAACAACAAATAA